One window from the genome of Roseomonas haemaphysalidis encodes:
- the aat gene encoding leucyl/phenylalanyl-tRNA--protein transferase, whose protein sequence is MSRHSVQITPELLLRAYRAGLFPMAESRDAGQLYWLDPELRGILPLDGFHLSRRLARTVLSGGFRVTADTAFAATIAQCAAPAPGREDSWINPEIEALFTMLHRQGHGHSIEVWQGEELVGGLYGVAQGGAFFGESMFSRARDASKVALVQLVARLRLGGFTLLDTQFVTGHLGQFGAAEIPRAAYRRRLSQALEQPARWLPQPAGLEDEIRAMRQA, encoded by the coding sequence GTGTCCCGCCATTCCGTCCAGATCACGCCCGAGCTGTTGCTGCGCGCTTATCGTGCCGGGTTGTTTCCCATGGCCGAATCCCGCGACGCGGGGCAGCTCTACTGGCTGGACCCGGAACTGCGCGGCATCCTGCCGCTGGACGGGTTCCACCTGTCCCGCCGCCTGGCACGGACCGTGCTGTCGGGCGGCTTCCGCGTCACGGCGGACACGGCCTTCGCCGCCACCATCGCGCAATGCGCCGCGCCTGCCCCCGGGCGGGAAGACAGCTGGATCAACCCGGAGATCGAGGCCCTGTTCACCATGCTGCACCGCCAGGGGCACGGCCATTCCATCGAAGTATGGCAGGGCGAGGAACTGGTGGGCGGGTTGTACGGCGTGGCGCAGGGCGGGGCCTTCTTCGGGGAAAGCATGTTCAGCCGGGCGCGGGACGCCTCCAAGGTCGCGCTGGTGCAACTGGTGGCGCGGCTGCGGCTGGGCGGCTTCACGCTGTTGGACACGCAGTTCGTCACCGGCCACCTGGGGCAGTTCGGCGCGGCGGAGATCCCCCGCGCCGCCTATCGCCGCAGGCTCAGCCAGGCGCTGGAACAGCCCGCCCGCTGGCTGCCGCAGCCGGCGGGGCTGGAGGACGAGATCCGCGCCATGCGGCAGGCATAG
- a CDS encoding AcvB/VirJ family lysyl-phosphatidylglycerol hydrolase — MSIGKRGLLAGIGGAALLARPALAQRDTSKWLIEMPAKTPRKDVFAIILSGDGGWRDIDRTMGRNFRDRGMSVVGFDCLNWFWTRRSPQEVATELDRVVALYAGKWNIPKVALVGYSFGADILPGTWPRLQDATRDRMVLVSLLAFAKEAAFEIRIGDFLGLGRPTAVPTIPDVPNIPPALVQCIYGTDEAKDTGCTSFASPPAQIIGIKGGHHFDENYHALADRIYARLPPAPQG; from the coding sequence ATGAGCATCGGCAAACGCGGCCTGCTGGCCGGCATCGGTGGGGCCGCGCTGCTGGCTCGCCCGGCCCTGGCGCAGCGCGACACCTCCAAATGGCTGATCGAGATGCCGGCCAAGACGCCGCGCAAGGACGTCTTCGCCATCATCCTGTCCGGCGACGGCGGCTGGCGCGACATCGACCGCACCATGGGGCGGAACTTCCGTGACCGTGGCATGTCCGTGGTCGGCTTCGACTGCCTGAACTGGTTCTGGACCCGCCGCTCGCCGCAGGAAGTCGCGACCGAGCTGGACCGCGTGGTGGCGCTCTACGCCGGCAAGTGGAACATCCCGAAGGTGGCGCTGGTGGGGTATTCCTTCGGCGCGGACATTCTGCCCGGCACCTGGCCGCGGCTGCAGGATGCGACGCGTGACAGGATGGTCCTGGTGTCCCTCCTGGCCTTCGCCAAGGAAGCCGCCTTCGAGATCCGCATCGGCGATTTCCTGGGCCTCGGCCGGCCGACCGCCGTGCCGACCATTCCGGACGTGCCCAACATCCCGCCCGCCCTAGTGCAATGCATCTATGGCACGGACGAGGCCAAGGACACCGGCTGCACCAGCTTCGCAAGCCCGCCCGCGCAGATCATCGGCATCAAGGGCGGGCACCATTTCGACGAGAACTACCACGCGCTCGCGGACCGCATCTATGCACGGCTGCCGCCGGCGCCGCAGGGGTGA